The following nucleotide sequence is from Mytilus trossulus isolate FHL-02 chromosome 9, PNRI_Mtr1.1.1.hap1, whole genome shotgun sequence.
TCTAGATAGTTTAAAGTTCTTTCGAACGCACCAATTTCCTCTTTAGGTAAGATTTCAGACCCATCATGTTCAGATCCGCCTTGAGAATGTATCTCTAGATAAGTTGCTTCTACATCAGCCGCTGctgcatttttttgttgttcaagAATTTCTAGCTGTAaggatttttcaaattgttcttttttcaaTGCCACTTCTCTTTCAACATATTTGAGCTATATTTTTCAGATTCTGCTTTGGCTCTTAGCCCAACTGTACGACTCCCAGATGCTGACGAACGAGTTCTGTCTGATCTTTGTGACGTGTGCGatttaactgattttgtttcAACGGATTCCTTTGCAAACTGAATTTTGTCCATTAATAtactgtatttgtttttaacatcAGTCATTATCACCCAGTATGATTCCAATTCGTTTTGGGCTTCTGAATCTCTTGAACGTGACAGAAAATCAATGTACTCATTTGCATTTTTGTCATATCTTTTGTACACAGTGTCTAAATCTGTTTCTGCACTTTGTAATGCTGACAAAGACTTTGGTAGTGTATTAAGATTGTTCATACAATTTGATAACATGAAACCTGACACTTTTGCCCTTTTTATGTGAGTGTCCTTTTGTTCCTGGTGGAACAGAGTTCCCTTTTCAGTCATCTGACTAGTTCGTTGATCTGTGTCTCCTTCATAACTGTCTGTAAACATGGCGGACATGTACCAGTGTGTTGTAAGGATCCTTCAAGTAATCTTTTCACTGTGCTGTCTCATAAGTAAACACAGC
It contains:
- the LOC134684182 gene encoding uncharacterized protein LOC134684182; this translates as MSAMFTDSYEGDTDQRTSQMTEKGTLFHQEQKDTHIKRAKVSGFMLSNCMNNLNTLPKSLSALQSAETDLDTVYKRYDKNANEYIDFLSRSRDSEAQNELESYWVIMTDVKNKYSILMDKIQFAKESVETKSVKSHTSQRSDRTRSSASGSRTVGLRAKAESEKYSSNMLKEKWH